GCGAAGCCCGCAATCATCGTCAGCATCATCCGGCCCATAGGAGAAGACGTATCCAAGCTCATCCCATTGAAGTCTAAGAGGTGGAGCGATGCCCCCAGCTTATCCCAATTGTCAACGCTGGTGAGGGCATCGGCGGCACTCCGGAACAGGCGGTCGAGCTTGACCGCCACAATATTTTTGACCTTTTTGGAGCGAACCAACTCAACCAACTGGCTACCGCCAGGACGAGTGCTCAGAAACTTCCCCGCGCTAACGCCATCATCAATAATCGTGGAGACTACCCTGAGACCGGCTTGTTTACAGTAGGCCATCAGTTTTTCTACCTGTGCCGGGATAGAGACCCCCTCTTTCGCTTGCTCATCGGTGCTGACCCGAATGTAGATTACTGTACTGTTATCAAAACCTTTCGTCATGGCCCCTACCTTTCTTCTTGTGTGTAAACAAGTGTTCCCTTGTTAACACCAGTTTACCTTAAATTGAGCAGACGCCCCCTCAAAGGCCCCTAGTCCCCCAAGGCCCTGTATCGGCAATCCCCCTTTTTGTACTACGCTTGTATTGGCAAGATTGTATTGACGCTGTATGCTAACCGTATAGACGTGGGGAACGACAAGCGATGACCCGAAAACCAATTTCACTTCGGATGGAGCCGCAAGAGTGGCAACCCTTTGTGGCCCTTTGCCAGAATGAGGGGACCACCGCCACGGAGCAGATTTCCATCTTTATTCGCCAGTGCCTCGCTCAGGGATTACCCCTTTGCGATGAGGATTTGGATATCAGGGCATCGAACCGGCTTAACAACCGCATCAACGAATTGGAGGAAAAAATCGGGGTGGCGCTGGCGGAACTTCGCTTACGGCTGACCGAGTTGGAAGAAGAAAACGAACGTCTACAAGATTAAATATTTGTCTAGTGATTAGTCTACACTCTGTGGGGATTGACGCCTCAACCCTAACTAAATCAATGGTTACAGCCGGATGATTAAAAATATTAGGGGGATTCCATTGGGACTGATGCCCGATTATTTATAGACTGAGTGTAGACTAATTGTTGATTTAGTGTAGACTTGGTACAGATTAAGTTTAGACTAATTATAGACTGACTGTAGACTTGTCGAAGTAGAGGGAAAAAACATGAGCCGACTCTCCAAAAAGGCCCAAGCGAAATCATCAAAATCGGGACGTGCCCAGGTGAATGTCCGGACCACTCCCGAACTGCTGACCCGGATTGATGAGGCCCGGATTGATACGAGCCGCAGCGAATTTATCGTCCAAGCGATTGAGGCGTACCTGGGGATAGAACCGGCATCCCCTCAGACCACAGCCACCGTTCAATCCCTTGTAGACGCTGCGGTTGCTCAGGCGATTCAGGGGGTGACTCGTACACTGGAGGAACGGTTGAAAGTATTGGAAAGTCGGTTGTCTGCTCTGGATGTAGACTTTGCAGTAGACGCGGCAATAGACGAGGTTAGCCTGGGTGTAGTAGACGAACGAGTAGACTCGGGTGATGCGCCGGTAGAGGAGGTTGGTTCGGTATCGGTAGACCAGCCAGTAGACGCGCTGGTAGACTCCGGCGATGCGCCGGTAGACTCGGTTGATGATGCGCCGGATGATGCGGTTGAGGGGGAGGAATTGGCGACTTCGGGAGAACCTGGGTTAGAGGAAGCAACCGGGGGCGATCGCAACGTTTCCCAAGAATCTAAGCGGTCCGTAGACCAATCGGTAGACTCGGTGGATGATGCGGTTGAGGGGGAGGAATTGGCGACTTCGGGAGACTTGGGGTTAGAGGAAGCAACCGGGGGCGATCGCAACCGTTCCCAGGAATCTGAGCCCGGAGTAGACCAAGCGTTCGACTACCGCACCCACGGACTCAGCGGCAAGGAATTGGCCTCAAGGTTGTCGGTAAGCCCTTCTTCTATCACCTCCAACCGTCAGAAAAAAGGCACGAATGCCTTTGCCAAATGGACCAGCCAACAGGATCCGGATGGCCTCGCTTGGAACCATAAAAAAGGTCGATACTATCCTGATGAGCCAAAGGGTTGAGAAAATAGTAGACAAATCTGTAGACGGGTAAGTAGACCACAGGTGGGTAAGAAATTAGACGAGCTTGTAGACGGTTGACTAGACCAACGTTGGCCTCTTAGTTAGACGGGGTTGTAGATGATTTGCTGGACCACA
Above is a genomic segment from Oscillatoria acuminata PCC 6304 containing:
- a CDS encoding recombinase family protein, with amino-acid sequence MTKGFDNSTVIYIRVSTDEQAKEGVSIPAQVEKLMAYCKQAGLRVVSTIIDDGVSAGKFLSTRPGGSQLVELVRSKKVKNIVAVKLDRLFRSAADALTSVDNWDKLGASLHLLDFNGMSLDTSSPMGRMMLTMIAGFAELERNLCKQRTKDAIQHKKASKQKYCRSVYGYQTLEDGTMVPDASEQEAICIIKMMRSSGASLRAICSKLTELGYKTKRGGVQWYAATIKGILENDIHQLA